In Eubalaena glacialis isolate mEubGla1 chromosome 4, mEubGla1.1.hap2.+ XY, whole genome shotgun sequence, one DNA window encodes the following:
- the LOC133089705 gene encoding bolA-like protein 3, with product MAAWSPAAAARLLRGTGRLPLLHCAQRIFASQTEGELKVTQILKEKFPRATAIKVTDISGGCGAMYEIQIESEEFKEKRTVQQHQMVNQALKEEIKGMHGLRIFTSVPKH from the coding sequence ATGGCGGCGTGGAGCCCGGCCGCGGCAGCGCGTCTGCTCCGCGGGACCGGCCGGCTTCCTCTTCTCCACTGTGCCCAGCGTATTTTTGCCTCGCAGACTGAGGGGGAGCTCAAAGTGACCCAAATTCTCAAAGAAAAGTTTCCTCGAGCTACAGCTATCAAAGTCACTGACATTTCAGGAGGCTGTGGGGCAATGTATGAAATTCAAATCGAATCGGAAGAATTTAAGGAGAAGAGAACTGTCCAGCAGCACCAGATGGTAAATCAGGcactaaaagaagaaatcaaaggtaTGCACGGATTGCGGATATTTACCTCTGTCCCCAAACACTGA